A segment of the Streptomyces sp. Tu 2975 genome:
ACAGCTCGCGGGTGTCGGAGGCGTTCCACCCGACCTTGGAGTAGGGGGCGGCCACCGTGAATCCGGGCGTGCCGGAGGGGACGATGATCGCGGAGATCTCCGGGCGCCCGTCCTCCTTACGCCCCGTCACTGCCGTGACGGTGACCAGACCGGTGATGTCGGTGCCCGAGTTGGTGATGAAGCACTTGGAGCCGTTGATGACCCATTCGTCGCCGTCCCGTACGGCGGTGGTCCTCGTGCCGCCGGCGTCGGAGCCGCCGTCCGGCTCCGTCAGGCCGAAGGCGCCCAGCAACTCACCGGAGCACAGCCGCGGCAGCCACTGCCGCTTCTGCTCCTCGGTGCCGAAGAGATGGATCGGCATCGCGCCCAGCGAGACGCCCGCCTCCAGGGTGATGGCCACGGAGGAGTCGACACGGGCCAGCTCCTCCAGGGCGATCCCGAGGGCCAGATAGTCGCCGCCCATGCCGCCGTACTCCTCCGGGAAGGGCAGCCCGAACAGGCCCATACGGCCCATCTCACGGACGATCTCGTACGGGAACTCGTGGCGCTCGTAGAAGTCGCCGATCTTCGGGGCTATCACGTCGTGGGCGAACTGCTCGACCGTGCGGCGGAGTTCCTCGTGCTCGGCTGTCAGCCGGTGGTCCAGGGACATCAGGGGGTCACTCCTTGTGGGAGAGGGCGCGGACGGTACGGGAGGGGCTGGGGCGGCCCAGTTGCTCGGCCATCCACACGCTCGTGGCGGTGAGCCGGCCGAGATCGACCCCGGTTTCGATGCCGAGGCCGTGAAGCATCCACACGAGGTCCTCGGTGGCGAGGTTTCCGGTCGCGCTCTTCGCGTACGGGCAGCCGCCGAGGCCGCCCGCGGACGAGTCGACGACGCTGACGCCGTGCTGGAGCGCCGCGAAGGTGTTGGCGAGAG
Coding sequences within it:
- a CDS encoding acyl-CoA dehydrogenase family protein, with amino-acid sequence MSLDHRLTAEHEELRRTVEQFAHDVIAPKIGDFYERHEFPYEIVREMGRMGLFGLPFPEEYGGMGGDYLALGIALEELARVDSSVAITLEAGVSLGAMPIHLFGTEEQKRQWLPRLCSGELLGAFGLTEPDGGSDAGGTRTTAVRDGDEWVINGSKCFITNSGTDITGLVTVTAVTGRKEDGRPEISAIIVPSGTPGFTVAAPYSKVGWNASDTRELSFADVRVPVANLLGEEGRGYAQFLRILDEGRIAISALATGLAQGCVDESVKYARERHAFGRPIGSNQAIQFKIADMEMKAHMARVGWRDAASRLVHGEPFKKEAAVAKLYSSTVAVDNAREATQIHGGYGFMNEYPVARMWRDSKILEIGEGTSEVQRMLIARELGLTG